The following coding sequences lie in one Alosa sapidissima isolate fAloSap1 chromosome 15, fAloSap1.pri, whole genome shotgun sequence genomic window:
- the rab30 gene encoding ras-related protein Rab-30 — translation MSMSTEDYDYLFKIVLIGNAGVGKTCLVRRFTQGLFPPGQGATIGVDFMIKTVEIKGEKVKLQIWDTAGQERFRSITQSYYRSANALILTYDITCEDSFRCLPEWLREIEQYANNQVVTILVGNKIDLAEKREVGRQRAEEFAEAQSMLYLETSAKESDNVEKLFLDLACELIREAKQNTLDNSENSPMPGEGKSISYLSCCSLN, via the exons ATG AGTATGAGTACAGAAGATTATGACTACTTGTTCAAAATTGTGCTGATTGGAAATGCAGGAGTTGGGAAGACTTGCCTTGTCCGGCGGTTCACACAG GGCCTTTTCCCTCCTGGGCAAGGGGCCACCATCGGGGTGGACTTCATGATCAAAACTGTGGAAATAAAAGGGGAAAAGGTCAAG CTTCAGATCTGGGACACAGCGGGGCAGGAGAGGTTCCGGTCCATTACGCAAAGCTACTACCGCAGTGCCAACGCTCTCATTCTCACTTACGACATCACCTGTGAGGATTCCTTCCGCTGCCTTCCAGAATGGTTGAGGGAGATCGAACAATATGCGAACAACCAAGTTGTCACCATCCTAGTCG GAAACAAGATCGACCTGGCTGAGAAGCGGGAGGTCGGAAGACAGAGAGCGGAGGAGTTCGCCGAGGCCCAGAGCATGCTGTACTTGGAGACGTCCGCAAAAGAGTCGGACAACGTGGAGAAGCTCTTCCTGGACTTGGCTTGCGAGCTCATTCGCGAGGCCAAGCagaacacactggacaacaGTGAGAACTCGCCCATGCCTGGCGAAGGGAAAAGCATCAGCTATCTAAGCTGCTGCAGCCTCaactga
- the LOC121684667 gene encoding lipopolysaccharide-induced tumor necrosis factor-alpha factor homolog produces MFVCVCVCGDTDTCTHTKADSSLTHSVNRYLLKSQVLMDNPAYTDTAVSPASPPPSYLEASAYPPHSAQLPSTPPPAYTPGSYPPSYNEIDTAQSQAHHHGNHTNPYPVLSIPGNVVIHQEVMIATQTMSQPVAVIQVQPVALADSPTVTVCPHCHHQVTTNTTHKSGMAAWSTCLLLTLLGLICGFCLIPFLIDGCKDVHHSCPHCNRHIGIFIRK; encoded by the exons atgttcgtgtgtgtgtgtgtgtgtggagatacagacacatgtacacacactaagGCAGATTCTTCTTTGACACACTCCGTTAATCGCTATCTTCTAAAATCACAGGTGCTGATGGATAATCcagcatacacagacactgctgTATCCCCCGCCTCCCCACCCCCTTCATACCTGGAGGCTAGTGCATATCCTCCCCACTCAGCACAGTTGCCAAGCACACCTCCACCTGCCTACACTCCTGGATCCTATCCACCAAGCTATAATGAAATAG ATACGGCTCAAAGCCAAGCCCATCACCATGGTAACCATACAAACCCATACCCAGTCCTATCCATTCCAGGAAATGTGGTGATTCATCAAGAAg TGATGATTGCCACCCAAACCATGAGCCAGCCAGTAGCGGTAATTCAGGTTCAGCCTGTAGCACTGGCCGACAGTCCCACAGTGACTGTGTGTCCACACTGCCATCACCAGGTCACCACCAATACCACCCACAAATCCGGCATGGCCGCATGGTCCACCTGTTTGCTACTCACACTGCTGGG gtTGATTTGTGGGTTTTGCTTAATCCCATTCCTGATAGATGGATGCAAAGATGTCCACCACTCCTGCCCCCACTGCAATCGTCACATCGGCATCTTCATACGCAaatag